One region of Candidatus Nanopelagicales bacterium genomic DNA includes:
- the rsmH gene encoding 16S rRNA (cytosine(1402)-N(4))-methyltransferase RsmH — protein MRSAARSPRPHEPVMPERIVELLTPALGAGDVFVDATLGLGGHSAEILRERPSTWVIGIDLDSQALAAAGEFIGTASHLDLVHSRFDALREILSDLDAGAPSAVLFDLGVSSLQLDSDERGFAYSRDTSLDMRMDSEGSMSAADVVNSYSTGELARVFFQYGEERHARRIATAIARRRDEHAIQTSGELTDVIWQALPAAARRKGGHPAKRVFQALRIEVNEELIALRAGLAAALAVVRVGGRVAVLSYHSLEDRIVKRAFAAGIKPAVLPGLPVIPQESQPWLEALTRGAERPSQTEVARNPRAASARLRAVVKIRETIGVEVGA, from the coding sequence ATGCGCAGCGCAGCCCGATCGCCGCGCCCGCACGAGCCAGTGATGCCGGAACGGATCGTGGAACTGCTGACTCCGGCCTTGGGTGCCGGAGATGTGTTCGTCGACGCCACCCTTGGGCTCGGCGGTCACAGCGCGGAGATACTGCGCGAGCGGCCTAGCACTTGGGTCATAGGGATCGACCTAGACAGTCAGGCGCTTGCCGCGGCTGGCGAATTCATCGGGACGGCGTCACATCTGGATCTCGTGCATTCCAGGTTCGACGCCCTGCGCGAGATCCTCAGTGACCTTGATGCTGGAGCACCGTCAGCGGTGCTATTCGACCTCGGCGTGTCAAGCCTTCAGTTGGACAGCGACGAGCGGGGGTTCGCCTATTCTCGTGACACAAGCCTGGATATGCGCATGGACTCAGAAGGTTCTATGAGCGCGGCGGATGTTGTGAATAGCTACAGCACAGGGGAGTTGGCGAGGGTGTTCTTCCAGTACGGAGAGGAACGCCACGCACGGAGAATCGCGACCGCTATCGCACGGCGCAGAGACGAGCACGCGATCCAGACATCCGGTGAGTTGACCGACGTGATTTGGCAGGCTCTCCCGGCCGCGGCGCGGCGCAAGGGCGGACATCCCGCCAAGCGCGTATTCCAGGCGCTGCGCATTGAGGTGAACGAGGAACTGATCGCGCTGCGCGCCGGGCTGGCTGCCGCTCTGGCAGTAGTCAGAGTCGGGGGGCGTGTCGCGGTGTTGTCCTACCACTCGCTGGAAGACAGGATCGTCAAACGAGCGTTCGCGGCGGGGATCAAGCCGGCAGTGTTGCCTGGCCTGCCGGTGATACCGCAGGAGTCTCAACCATGGCTTGAGGCGCTGACTCGTGGAGCTGAGCGGCCGAGCCAGACCGAAGTCGCCAGAAACCCGAGAGCTGCCTCGGCGCGTCTACGGGCCGTTGTAAAGATTCGGGAGACCATCGGAGTGGAGGTGGGCGCATGA